A stretch of the Filimonas lacunae genome encodes the following:
- a CDS encoding PadR family transcriptional regulator, whose protein sequence is MDIQNTQSQMRKGVLEFCILSIIRQGEVYPSDIVEKMKAANLNILEGTLYPLLTRLKNAGFLTYRWVESVSGPPRKYFLMTETGLDFYAELEKTWKELADAVHALTQPLDPTNDNQQTI, encoded by the coding sequence ATGGATATACAAAATACACAAAGCCAGATGCGGAAAGGGGTATTGGAGTTTTGCATTCTTTCCATAATTCGCCAGGGTGAAGTTTACCCCAGTGATATTGTTGAAAAAATGAAAGCTGCCAACCTTAACATCCTGGAAGGCACTTTATACCCACTGTTAACACGTTTAAAAAACGCTGGATTTTTAACCTACCGCTGGGTAGAAAGTGTTTCAGGTCCACCACGTAAATATTTTCTGATGACAGAAACCGGCCTCGATTTTTATGCAGAGCTTGAGAAAACATGGAAAGAGCTGGCCGATGCCGTACATGCACTTACACAACCTTTAGATCCAACTAACGATAACCAACAAACTATATAA